One Carya illinoinensis cultivar Pawnee chromosome 5, C.illinoinensisPawnee_v1, whole genome shotgun sequence genomic window, ttgtaaactctagtattatatcgcctttttgcacatgatctcgaagaaaatgatatcttatttcaatatgcttagttttagaatgttgtattgggttctttgaaatatttatagcacttatattatcacatttgattagaatgtgattatacatgagtttaaaatcttcgagttattgcttcatgtagagaacttgagcacaacaactacccacaGCAACacattctgcctcagcagtagatagtgtaacagaattttgttttttactaaaccaggaaactagtgcatgatctaagaaatgacatgctccactagtgctttttcaatctattttacagccagcataatctgcatctgtgtggctgattaaatcgaaagatgtgtgcttagggtaccataatcctAGGTTAATTATactactaagatatctaagaatgcgcttaactgcaattaaatatgattcttttggagatgattgaaagcgtgcacataagcacacactaaacataatatctggtctattggctgttaaatataataagctaccaatcataccttgaaatatcttcgagtcaattgGCTTACCGGAtttatctttatcaagtttagttgatgggctcattggtattccaatttccttagcaccttacatcccaaacttttttggtaattccttaatatattttgattaattgatgaatgtcccactttttgcttgcttaatttgcaatccgagaaagaatgcaagttctcccatcatgctcatctcaaattcttcatgtattgtcttagcaaaaacttgacacatattttcattagtagcattgaatattatatcattaacataaatctgaatcaaaagaatatcatcattttcatatttaatgaaaaaagttgtgtcgatttttcttcttgaaaaacctttttcaatcaagaaactactgagtttctcgtaccaagctctaggagcttctttgagtccatatagtgcttttgtgagtttaaaaacatgatttggggaaatatgattttcaaaatctggaggttgctcaacatatatctcatcatttataaaaccatttaagaaagcacttttaacatccatttgaaaaagtttgaaatatttataacaagtatatgcaagtagcattcgaatagcttctaatcttgtgaCTGGTGcctatgtctcatcataatcgattcattcttcttgattaaaaccttgggctacaagtcgagccttatttctagtaatgattccagactcatctttcttatttctaaaaacccttTTTTAGTTAGAAtacaagattcatcaagaagtgcttcatcaatatttttggattcaatctgaaataaaaaaacagtatgattgcaaatatttctaagagatgatcgagtacttccACCTCGtaaaggttctcccaaaatttgttccattggatgatctttcacaaatttctactgtttggttacatcttgtattaaattttgatgatctttcttgATGGCtctatgttgaacttcctctattgtgttctctttgttgaaattgagactttccgtgttatttatacctcatgtttcttcatcaatagatttgttggagagtggagaattagattaatcaaatactacatgcatagattcttataCAGTCAAAgcctttttattgaatactttataagttttactattagtagaatacccgaaaaagataccttaatcagattttgcatcaaactttcctaaattatccctgtcattcaaaataaaacatttgcatccaaatacatgaaagtaaccaatgatgaaatttttctcattctaaaaCTCATAGgtggttttatctaatttagactttagtataactttatttataacataacatgcagtacttactgttttggcccaaaaataattaggcaagttgttctcattgaatattgttcttgtcatctcttgaagagatctattttttctctctactaccccattttgttgaggagttcaaggagcagaaaaattatgcacaaaaccattttcattacaaaatgtttcaatatttttattaacaaactcttttcttctatcacttcggatacttgaaataatataaccattttcattttgaattttcttgcataacttggttaAGGCATTATgtacctcatctttatgagcaagaaagatgacccaagtatatctagagaaatcatcaacaataacaaatgcataatattttcctcctagacttgcaactctatttggtctaaaaagatctatgtgtatcagttgcaatggtctaatagtaaaaatatattttttagttttaaaagaagtttttgtttgtttaccaaattgatatgcatcacaaattttgtgtttaagaaaatttgtttttggtaaacctctcacaagatcattttttgaaagtttggaaataagtttcatgttggcatgacctaatcttctatgccatagccaactagtttcattttgaactgaaaagcaaatagcatcttgtgaggtaatttcttcaaaatcgattgtataaacattgttgcttctaaaagcaataaaacaaatattactatcatgatcattcaaaataatgcacttatctaatttgaaagtaactataaatcatttattacataattgacttatgctcaaaagattatgttttagactttcaacaagtaaaacatcttcaattatgagagaagattcattatcaattttacctattcctacGATCtttcctttcgagttgtctccaaatgtcacgtgtccttcttctttagatctaagatcaaagaacttagtcttgtctcccgtcatgtgtcttgaacatccactatctaaaaaccatttgtttttgcttgtggatgacttcatgcatacttataaaaacaattagaatgatttttcttggtacccaagttctttggctcctttatttattagtattagaataaacaagatttttaggtacccatatggccctaatagtcattgcaTGATATATTCTAATAGgataagtatgataattatgacaatttctattacagaaattgtaaatagcatgtgacatatatgaagaacttgaataattataatagtatctttttttgacaaaattatttttatgaaaagaattttgaatattggtttttgatgtaCAAGGGttatcaaaaaattttttataagatttgtatttctgttttgacatatatcccaagcctgtCTTGTCAAAAgcacatctttgactactaagaagtttttcaaaatttcttttttcatttgtaaagttttcaataatattttctaaatcagtttttttctttttcaactcaagattttcatctttcaaaacgatactttcttttcttaaaatatcaatttcgtttgttaaagaagaatttttctttttcaaaacagtatacttgatacccaatttttcaaatttctcatatacctcttttaaaacattttgcaattcttcatatgaaggattttcaatattatcaagatttgttacctcaatatcatctgtagccataagacaaagatttgctgattctccattgcttgcttcactatctgagctacttgaatcatcatcccatgtagctttcattgctttcttgcccttgtttcgatctttctttagcagaggacaatctgacttgatatgaccaggcttattacatttataacaaattaaagtatcatttttatCTGAATCTTTCTTAGAAAACTTTTTGATAGATTTCCtcagaggagttttatttttctttaagaacctttaaattcttcttgttatcatcacaacttcttcatctttgtcgtcatttttcttattttcatcactttcactttcatgagtaACAGTtctaagtgccaagctcttttttggctttccttctccttctcctcttttcaatgtgtactcataggTGATAAGTGACCTGATGAGTTCATCCACTTTGAGTTTTTTAAGGTCTCTAGCTTCGAGAATCGCTGTGACTTTTGATTCCCagtgttttggtagagagttgagaatttttcttactatctctaccttggaataaactttgccaagagctgttaagctgtttatgatgttagtaaaacgagtgtgcatactagaaatagattcatcatcattcatcttaaacatttcatattcatgagtaagaatgtaaatttttgattttttgacttgcaaaattccttcataagtaactttcaacttatcccaaatttcttttgcagtagcgcaagtcattattctattaaactcatttccattgagagcattaaataataaattcatagcagttaaatttaaagtataaagtctatcgtcttcatcATAAAACTTTCTTATTCCTTTTTGAGCTTTTATtccatcaactacttttgttggaatataaggtccatttacaatacatttccttttcaagttttgctatatacaagcaaagttgcgtactaatctgcataccaaaactgattctttcatacttaaaagtttaaattagcaatgttttcaataaaatctactttttgaccaatcataataaattggtgcacatattaatacacaagtgtgcttgtaactagactttttctttcaagatttctcgaccttgagcctgaatgaatattcttattctaactttccagaatgagtaattgtctccacaaaagagtggagactgactgctagattgactttcaccaaatgaaactacAACATtagtcataagatcttaacttaaaagatagttaattttataatagagctcttagctctgataccaattgttgcctatatgactaacacaagaggggggtaaaTTGAatcgtattaaaaaaaataacaattataaatcaaatatacaatataaaatataaacaaaatacaaaatagtaataaatataaagagtaaaggtaagagagaagcaaattcagtatgttgacgaggttcggccccactgcctacgtcctcgcctcaagctaccccttgaagattcccaaagttactattcaacctcctttaggtggagatagaaacatattacacctttgaacaacaccgctacaaaagatccgtgtagaacaccctctacacttgcaatcaccttacatgtggtgattcaactattccctgtgtagaacactttctacacgcacaagggttatacatacccttttactgatacaagagctgatagtgtgtatgttatcagaaaacactccttaataagtgaaataagaacaatacagcgcaaactatatctctcttaaaatgaataaggattaaggctcaatgctagagaagagagaatgaaagctatgaatgaatgttgtatgctctagatgttgtaaatgtgaaactctcaaatgatctatttatagacatataagacttcatattcaaatttagaaagattcacatgtcaaagacaacatcattcactttttcaaaaaattcaaataaaaggttattctttttcaattgtcaaagacaatatcattcatttttcaaatacttcaaacctaatcttttacttttaacatatgacaaaatgagcacactttacttttcaaacatCCGTAAAAGATTAAATTAGCTTTACGAATGCTGGATGGTGAAATACAAAcgattaaagaaacaaaaattcaaagagAAGCTTGTTTAGTGGATGGCTTATGTTGTTGTTCTGGATGAGCAGTGAATGGCTTATCTACAAGACAAGAGAGGAAGGCAGAGTTAAAAGTTGGGGGGAAAGAGATGCACGTGGTCCCAGAGTCAGAAAAAGCAAAACTGAAATGGGAACCCTTGGTGAACCTTCGCCTTGTGTTTGCTAGCTTTGCTTCGGCTATAATTATGAAAGAAAATCATCAAACCCACACCATGTTATCaacaaggaaaaatatagttaaaatatagttacagttataattatgtattaatttatatattaatataatataattgattaaaaaataaattttattaaaaataatattaatttaaattttaaatataaataaatctgtattgatatacagattagtgtgtaaatatacttatatataacaaaactataTCAACAAACATGGGACTTCCTTCAAACGCAGTCCACGTAATTTCCCCTCTAATTTAATGATACAAAAAAGTACGGTGTCCTCTGCTGCAGACACTGCATCGTCCCCAGATTCTGATAGATTTAACGAGCGtctttctatctctctctcatgaaTGGGTTTGTGTGTTGTTTATGTTGAGAGGGACGACTGCCTGTGCATAACCATTTCAACTATGGCACTGAAAAACATGATGTTTTAATATGCATTTAAAAGGAAcacttccttttttcttttttttccccagAGCCATTTAAACGGAACGCAGATGCAGTGAAAACGACTTCCCATCTTTCTCTATTTCTGGACtgtctctctctgtttctctgtctctctctctcgttgaaTTTGAATTGAATTAATATTTGTCAGCACCTTGAGTGGTTCTTCCTGTATAACGAATGGTCCCAACAAGGTATAACATACAGAAATGACAATCATAATAAAAACGTCATTCATTTCATACTCTCCCGAGTCATGAATTAGAGAAAGTGACCATGTTTTCTCAGACAGTAAAGTTAGTCTAATAAAAACCCTCTtgtttttttctcccttttctcCTCTATCCTTTGAATTTTCCAACGATTAGAAATGAAAATAGATTGTCGGCACGTCCAAACACAACAAAGAAGCCAATGACTCAAGGCAATTCACCTTGTTAGTCCCCTGCTCAAGACATACCTTCGAATTcgacatgaaaaaataaatgaaagagatGTGTTAAAGGATGCATGCGTGGGATATAGATGCAACAGACAGAATTAGCACTGCAGACAATCTAAAAGAAATAGTGACATATACTATGGTGGTCGAGAAAAAACAAATGTTGGTACAGTAATTAGGAGTTATAAATTACTATTATGTTTACGAAAGCCCaacaaacaatatatataaaataatatattagtcAAGGGTAAGTTGTGTGGCATAATACAGAAAATGTATTACGTAATCTTTGCTTAACTGCATGATAATGGGCTCAATAgcttttgttttggtttctcgAGAAAGCAATCATCAAAAGCAACTTTTCCGACATGTTATGGGAGAATCCAAGCTAGCACATGATGGAATCACACGTTCTCTTCAGTTATTAACAAAAATGCCACTATCTTCTGTCGTATCCCATTCTCCTAACTAAAAATTGAAAGTATTGTTTTTGATACTAGTGGTAACCTTCATATGTACTATTCATTGCTCACTTTATCTAAATATACAGCACATAAAAtcgtttattttttcttagaaTAATCGAAGATGTATTCAATATATCAGTACAGAAGTCCGGGTGCAACACTCATTTAATCAAAAGTACCCCCCAACAATGGTCAGACTCAAAACACCTACTTTTGATGCAGcaaaagaaaatcaattttatatcaagaatagaagattaggagGCTTCTTAATTTGAATACAAAATAGTGAGTTAATAAAAGAGACAAAGCTGCGTATTTACAGGGTTGCATGATCATGTTGCATTTCATTCTCCTTCCCCTTCTGTTGTGGCTGAGGACATATAACTCACAGCAAGCGAGGTCTCATCAGACGGTGGCAAATTAATCGTAGATGCGTTGAATTTTTGCTTACAACCCTGGCAAGTGATTTCCAACATGATGGAGCTGATTTTCTTGGTGGCTTGATCTTTCAGAAGCTGAGCCTTCTCGAGTTCATCCTGCGCGTTTTGCCTTATCCTTTTGGCATTTGTAAACTCAAGCTCGGCTATCTCAATTTGTCTCCTGGCTTCTCGCCTAGCTTCCTCGGCGTAGGCCTTTTCAGTCATGGCCAACTTTAGCTCCTCCTTTGCAAATTCTTTCAACCTTTTCACTTCCAATGAGCGTTCATTCTCACTATTATCGCCAAGCGAGCTTCTGCTCGTATCCGGAGTAGACTGCTTTCCATTTTTCTCGACACCATTACATGATCCTATTGAAAGCTTCAAATGGGTCGCGTAAGTGTCGTCCGGATTTGGCAAGGAGAGGGCATTAGATGAATGCAGGAGTTGAAGTTCCAAATTGTGTTTCTGTTCGGATGTGGAGGAGAAGCTTTTTTGCCTCTCCGAGCATAAGAAAATGGGATCCAGCGGCATTCTAGGCAATGGGGTTGCGCTGAAATTGTTGGTGTCACTTGATGGGCTAGTGCTTGACGCCGTTCGAGATGAGCAAGCCGCTGGCTGTGGTGTCTGTATTTCAGGCCGAGCCTGCCGGACCGTGCAAGCGTCTTGGTGCTCAATGAAACTTTCTACTCTGCAAGGATAAGGAATTAGTATTGATAATTCAAAAGCGAAAaaacattataaattaatgtagttTATCTTTATCTTATTGTCTTCTTCACTAACGAAGCAATGGAAACTCCGATATATAAGCTTACCAAGAAACAACTAATATAAAACTGATTAAGGATCGCCAGTATGGATTAGAAACACTGGCTTTAGAGTATTAAATAAACATCAGCAAAAGaggaatgttttttcaaaaaatggttcTTTGATGTTGTGGGGAATTCAGCTTTATTTAGCCTTTGAAAGCTGTCATCGAGAATAGTGGTGCACTGGCCTTCAAACTCCATTGGCTGGCGTAGATCTCACACAAAGGCAGGTATGGTGTAATGCAGCAGAGGTTATTCTTACATGTGGGATTCCTCAACAATGTTAAAAAAGACTCAGGAATATCTAAGAATCATGAGCAGCCGAAAACAAAATCAACTAGAAAGTAGTAATATATGCAGAACCTGATTAACAAAAAGGAAGAAATATTAAACATGCGAATAGGATGAAAGAGAGAACCTGGAAAACACACGGCCACAGTCACACGAATGGCCTCTAGTACCACAGGTTTTGAGGTGAGCTTTGTAATCGGATTGCACAGCATATCCCTTGGAGCATTTCTGACACACCCACTGCTTGTGATTGCTGTGCTTCCTTCTGAAATGCTTCTTGATTCCTACAAGATCTCCAAGGGCGTGGCATGGGTCATGGTGCAAACAGCTAGGCTCCGGGCATACAAAAACCCTCTTCTTCACCTCCTGTGTCTCCCTCTTAAGCAACTTCCACGGAACTTTGTGCCTTCGTCTATGCATCTGCAAATTCTGGTCCCTCTGGAACCCTTGGTTGCAGATCTCACACACATAACGGTCTGATTCCAATAAGGTTttaggggagagagagacgacCTCGGCATCTGGATCTACATGTAAACCAGAAAATTGTAATCGAAACGCGAGCGaggaaaacaagaagaaaaaagattgagagagaagaaTATGTAAAAGTAGTTCTCTTACCCGGTGTGCCTGCtggtcttctttttcttttgttagtgACTCCATTTTCTTGGGAAACAAATGCATCACAAGAAGAAGATGGAGCACCAGAAGAAACAACACAATCTAACATGGGTGGATTTGGTTCTTTTAGGTCAGTATATGGTGGGGATGGTTAGAAAAATCAATCCTACCTGTACAGGTGGAGAGGTTGGAATAGTGGGTTGCAGCTTTACTCCTAGAAGAGCGAATATGGctaaatagagagagaagaaaagctCTTGCTTTCTGCAATCAGCTTTCTTTTAAGGCTTTtagctttttctctctcttttttcttcccaCGAGCTTTCTTGCTTTGTAGTTTCATTGACCCCCCTGAGCAGGTAAGGTTGAGGCAAGTCTTGTATGATTGTATATATCGTATATAAAGTGATCCACAAGAAACAAAGGGCGAGAGAAAGAGAGCGCGTTTGGGGCTGACCCAATCACATTTGCTTGGAACTTTGAGCCCCACACACAGAATTTAGACAGAAACAAAAGAACATCCTCCCACCATAAGAATACAAACAGTCATTATTCGACACTGTAATTTGCATGAACAAGTGCAGGCCATACCTTCTATTACACGTGAGTTCACATCCTGCTCACGTGacacctcttctctctctctgttgaaAAGTTTAGAGGTAAAAATGGGGTAAAAAATTGAGTTTCGAGCATCAAAGTAACCGTTTCTAATGATGGCGAGCTAAACATGATTCATAAGGCCTGAAGCAGCACGAATAGTCACTTTCAATTCAAGACGGCAATAATCATTTTTCCCTGAGTTCCTTTAACGgagattttttaaagaatacttttttcttttaagaaaaatatagttgtaagcataattatatactaatctgtatatcaatataatgtgattggtcaaaaaataaattttattaaaaatagtgttaatttaaatcttaagtatgaatgaatcagtattgatatacagattagtacgcgaccgtacttgtatatagcaaaactctttcttTTAACCCTTTTAGATCAACCAAATTAATTTTGGCGCTTTTATAACGTGTTCTAACTTTCTCTCTTAATTAAGAGCATTGgcatcacatatatataattttaattacattttatcttggttattttacataatttagTTACCATGTATCccacattaaattatatatcgaatttatctcaaaattctcatcttgcatTAGAGGGAGAGTACTCTAGtttcttttcagttttgtttgaattttaggTCTCGTTTAGATTGTGAAAgtgtttcattttatctcaatattacacatttctcaaatttttacacaaaatataataaagaattcaacttgttcaattctcaaaataataataatattaaaatataatattcaataatattttattcaactttcaacttttacctcaactcactatctaaacgtCACCAGCTTAGTTGGGTATGAATATTTCACCGATATCCAAACTTCggttattttatttgagtttattcAAGCTACTTAAGTTCATTTcttattttctcataaaatgTTTACCATcatttaaatacattaataaaaatattttagtcg contains:
- the LOC122311944 gene encoding zinc finger protein SHOOT GRAVITROPISM 5-like translates to MLDCVVSSGAPSSSCDAFVSQENGVTNKRKRRPAGTPDPDAEVVSLSPKTLLESDRYVCEICNQGFQRDQNLQMHRRRHKVPWKLLKRETQEVKKRVFVCPEPSCLHHDPCHALGDLVGIKKHFRRKHSNHKQWVCQKCSKGYAVQSDYKAHLKTCGTRGHSCDCGRVFSRVESFIEHQDACTVRQARPEIQTPQPAACSSRTASSTSPSSDTNNFSATPLPRMPLDPIFLCSERQKSFSSTSEQKHNLELQLLHSSNALSLPNPDDTYATHLKLSIGSCNGVEKNGKQSTPDTSRSSLGDNSENERSLEVKRLKEFAKEELKLAMTEKAYAEEARREARRQIEIAELEFTNAKRIRQNAQDELEKAQLLKDQATKKISSIMLEITCQGCKQKFNASTINLPPSDETSLAVSYMSSATTEGEGE